From Labilithrix sp., a single genomic window includes:
- a CDS encoding trypsin-like serine protease has protein sequence MKAPLLVATCAAIALAAIGCAAEGEREQSEDVATSTDAVVGGAAETGHAYVVGVGSAARASCSGTVIGKRTVLTAGHCYGFNGSGTKAIYIGNKTSGADVVKIAVVEAIRHPGYAVVDRKLTNDIAILKLASDAPMQPAPLFRGTMDNSPRFVGPKLTWVGFGDDVSSTSAFGTTGFGTKRIARFPIDVVGAAQVGGTPGTIDDTMFWYHVPGLSMCHGDSGGPAFLVENGVEHLIGVTSFGDPGCRSDGVQARADAPQIAAFIQPHLDAFEADDACRSDGVCNESCNAEGQVVDPDCHEAHAAADGVCSEAAEDDPDCAAR, from the coding sequence ATGAAGGCCCCTCTCCTCGTTGCGACGTGCGCTGCGATCGCCCTCGCGGCGATCGGCTGCGCGGCCGAGGGTGAGAGGGAGCAGTCCGAAGACGTCGCGACGAGCACCGACGCCGTCGTCGGCGGGGCGGCGGAGACCGGGCACGCGTACGTGGTCGGGGTCGGCAGCGCGGCGCGGGCGTCGTGCAGCGGGACGGTCATCGGGAAGCGCACCGTGCTCACCGCCGGTCATTGCTACGGCTTCAACGGTTCGGGCACGAAGGCCATCTACATCGGCAACAAGACGAGCGGCGCGGACGTCGTGAAGATCGCCGTCGTCGAGGCGATCCGTCACCCCGGGTACGCCGTCGTCGATCGCAAGCTCACGAACGACATCGCGATCCTGAAGCTCGCGTCGGACGCGCCGATGCAGCCCGCGCCGCTCTTCCGCGGGACGATGGACAACTCCCCGCGCTTCGTCGGCCCCAAGCTCACGTGGGTCGGCTTCGGCGACGACGTCTCGAGCACGAGCGCGTTCGGCACGACGGGCTTCGGCACGAAGCGCATCGCGCGCTTCCCGATCGACGTCGTCGGCGCGGCGCAGGTCGGCGGCACGCCCGGCACCATCGACGACACGATGTTCTGGTACCACGTGCCCGGCCTCAGCATGTGCCACGGCGACTCGGGTGGTCCCGCGTTCCTCGTCGAGAACGGCGTCGAGCACCTCATCGGCGTCACGTCGTTCGGCGATCCCGGCTGCCGGAGCGACGGCGTGCAGGCGCGCGCGGACGCTCCGCAGATCGCGGCGTTCATCCAGCCGCACCTCGACGCGTTCGAGGCCGACGACGCGTGCCGCTCCGATGGCGTGTGCAACGAGTCGTGCAACGCGGAGGGGCAGGTCGTCGATCCGGACTGCCACGAAGCGCACGCGGCCGCGGACGGCGTCTGCTCCGAGGCGGCCGAGGACGATCCCGACTGCGCCGCGCGCTGA
- a CDS encoding M13 family metallopeptidase: MIRSSAVSSVLILAAVACGDSTPPPVTPENNSAAEAKAAQPPVSTYNGKPKLGKFGVDTAGMDTSVKPGADFYQYAGGTWMKENQIPADKSKWGMFDQLREESDGNVHKILEEIAKAKNEKGSNAQKIGDYYATYLDTDAIEKKGLAPAKPGLDAIAAAKNINDIAKLMARPDLPLPGPIGMGVTLDQKNPDRCVVHVGAGGLGMPDKEYYSNEKFKTAREKYEQHIANVLAFSHEKKKDAKKDAADAKAVMALETKIAELHWARAARREKEKMYNPKSVADLQKDAAKFPWKLYMDTIGYGDQKDVIVGELDAIPKLADLFASTPVATWKAYLTFHFLRASADVLPKALDQEVFEFSKVLSGQPQQRERWKRAVSSTNGALGEAVGEIYVQRYFQPKAKAEMDRLIENIRKAYGIRIEGNDWMTAETKKAALEKLAAFRPKIAFPVKWKNYSSLEVVAGDAWGNDRKASLWHHEYKKAKLGKPTDKDEWSMTPQTVNAYYNPVFNEIVFPAAILQAPFFDPEADAAVNYGGIGSVIGHEMGHGFDDQGSKSDAKGVLRNWWAPADLEAFKKRTDALADQYSQYEPLPGVKVNGRLTLGENIGDLGGSNVAYKAYQLSLDGKPAGTIDGFTGDQRFFLGYAQVWRSVYRDEALKNQVTTDPHSPAMYRTNGIVRNHDAWYKAFDVKESDALYLAPEKRVKIW, translated from the coding sequence ATGATTCGCAGTTCTGCCGTCTCGTCCGTCCTCATCCTCGCCGCCGTCGCGTGCGGCGACTCCACTCCGCCGCCGGTCACGCCCGAGAACAACTCGGCCGCCGAGGCGAAGGCCGCGCAGCCTCCGGTCTCGACCTACAACGGCAAGCCGAAGCTCGGGAAGTTCGGCGTCGACACCGCGGGCATGGACACCTCGGTCAAGCCCGGCGCCGACTTCTACCAGTACGCCGGCGGCACCTGGATGAAGGAGAACCAGATCCCCGCCGACAAGTCGAAGTGGGGCATGTTCGATCAGCTCCGCGAGGAGTCGGACGGGAACGTCCACAAGATCCTCGAAGAGATCGCGAAGGCGAAGAACGAGAAGGGCTCGAACGCGCAGAAGATCGGCGACTACTACGCCACCTACCTCGACACCGACGCGATCGAGAAGAAGGGCCTCGCGCCCGCCAAGCCCGGCCTCGACGCGATCGCGGCGGCGAAGAACATCAACGACATCGCCAAGCTCATGGCGCGCCCCGACCTCCCGCTCCCGGGCCCGATCGGCATGGGCGTCACGCTCGATCAGAAGAACCCCGATCGCTGCGTCGTGCACGTCGGCGCGGGCGGCCTCGGCATGCCCGACAAGGAGTACTACTCGAACGAGAAGTTCAAGACCGCGCGCGAGAAGTACGAGCAGCACATCGCGAACGTCCTCGCCTTCTCGCACGAGAAGAAGAAGGACGCGAAGAAGGACGCCGCCGACGCGAAGGCGGTGATGGCGCTCGAGACGAAGATCGCGGAGCTCCACTGGGCGCGCGCGGCTCGTCGCGAGAAGGAGAAGATGTACAACCCGAAGAGCGTCGCCGACCTCCAGAAGGACGCCGCGAAGTTCCCGTGGAAGCTGTACATGGACACGATCGGCTACGGCGATCAGAAGGACGTGATCGTCGGCGAGCTCGACGCGATCCCGAAGCTCGCGGACCTCTTCGCCTCGACGCCGGTGGCGACGTGGAAGGCGTACCTCACGTTCCACTTCCTGCGCGCGAGCGCGGACGTGCTGCCGAAGGCGCTCGATCAGGAGGTCTTCGAGTTCAGCAAGGTGCTCTCCGGTCAGCCGCAGCAGCGTGAGCGCTGGAAGCGCGCCGTCTCCTCGACGAACGGCGCGCTCGGGGAGGCGGTCGGCGAGATCTACGTCCAGCGCTACTTCCAGCCCAAGGCGAAGGCGGAGATGGACCGCCTCATCGAGAACATCCGCAAGGCCTACGGCATCCGGATCGAGGGCAACGACTGGATGACGGCGGAGACGAAGAAGGCGGCGCTCGAGAAGCTCGCCGCGTTCCGTCCGAAGATCGCGTTCCCGGTGAAGTGGAAGAACTACTCGTCGCTCGAGGTCGTCGCGGGCGACGCGTGGGGCAACGACCGGAAGGCGAGCCTCTGGCACCACGAATACAAGAAGGCGAAGCTCGGCAAGCCCACCGACAAGGACGAGTGGAGCATGACCCCGCAGACGGTCAATGCATACTACAACCCGGTCTTCAACGAGATCGTGTTCCCGGCCGCGATCCTCCAGGCTCCGTTCTTCGATCCGGAGGCCGACGCGGCGGTGAACTACGGCGGCATCGGCAGCGTCATCGGCCACGAGATGGGCCACGGCTTCGACGATCAGGGCTCGAAGTCCGACGCGAAGGGCGTGCTCCGCAACTGGTGGGCGCCCGCGGACCTCGAGGCGTTCAAGAAGCGCACCGACGCGCTCGCCGATCAGTACTCGCAGTACGAGCCGCTCCCGGGGGTGAAGGTCAACGGCCGTCTCACGCTCGGCGAGAACATCGGCGACCTCGGCGGCAGCAACGTCGCGTACAAGGCGTACCAGCTCTCGCTCGACGGCAAGCCGGCGGGGACGATCGATGGGTTCACCGGCGATCAGCGCTTCTTCCTCGGCTACGCGCAGGTCTGGCGCTCCGTCTATCGTGACGAGGCGCTCAAGAATCAGGTCACGACCGACCCGCACTCGCCCGCGATGTACCGAACCAACGGCATCGTCCGCAACCACGACGCCTGGTACAAGGCCTTCGACGTGAAGGAGAGCGACGCGCTCTACCTCGCGCCGGAGAAGCGCGTGAAGATCTGGTAA
- a CDS encoding GNAT family N-acetyltransferase, whose product MLIRRLTPNDVAVLERLAEEDPDDDDDDDDAPAPGSAAALLADPSVLVWGAFDGEVPIGMLHCVTIRKHAARPLELLLYDVGVRERDRRRGVGRALLDAMRAWMKEHAVSEVWVLADNAGAVAFYESCGFARGDAERAVYMTREN is encoded by the coding sequence ATGTTGATCCGGAGGCTGACGCCGAACGATGTTGCAGTGCTCGAGCGACTCGCGGAGGAGGATCCGGACGACGATGACGATGACGACGACGCGCCCGCGCCCGGGTCGGCGGCGGCGTTGCTCGCCGATCCGAGCGTGCTCGTCTGGGGGGCCTTCGACGGCGAGGTGCCGATCGGAATGCTTCACTGCGTGACGATCCGTAAGCATGCAGCGCGTCCGCTCGAGCTCCTCCTCTACGACGTCGGCGTGCGGGAGCGCGATCGACGACGCGGCGTCGGGCGTGCGCTCCTCGATGCGATGCGCGCGTGGATGAAGGAGCACGCGGTGAGCGAGGTCTGGGTCCTCGCGGACAACGCGGGCGCCGTCGCGTTCTACGAGTCGTGCGGCTTCGCTCGCGGCGACGCCGAGCGTGCAGTGTACATGACGCGTGAGAACTGA
- a CDS encoding SDR family NAD(P)-dependent oxidoreductase yields the protein MAAGHRTGLVTGATRGIGEAIAYELAKHGVHVVVAGRDRGRGERVVRAIRERGGRSELVVLDVTSERDVGLVAAALKGSGLDVLVNNAGASFDGFDANVARKTLDANFVGTMRLTDELLPVLRRDARVVMVSSGMGTVDCLGPALRDEVMSPSLDRAKLVAFADRFVADVASGDYRKRGWPGNAYSVSKVAMNAYVRILARDLANDPRRILVNAACPGWVRTDMGGASAPRSPAEGARTPSWLALLPRGSERESESGNGSDRPTGDGSGGPTGGFFRDEERIDW from the coding sequence ATGGCGGCGGGGCACAGGACGGGGCTCGTTACCGGGGCGACGCGTGGGATCGGGGAAGCGATCGCGTACGAGCTCGCGAAGCATGGGGTGCACGTCGTCGTCGCTGGACGCGATCGGGGGCGCGGGGAGCGCGTCGTGCGGGCGATCCGCGAGCGTGGTGGGCGGAGCGAGCTCGTGGTGCTCGATGTCACCTCCGAGCGCGACGTCGGGTTGGTCGCTGCCGCGCTGAAGGGCAGCGGCCTCGACGTCCTCGTGAACAACGCGGGCGCCTCGTTCGATGGGTTCGACGCGAACGTCGCGCGGAAGACGCTCGACGCGAACTTCGTCGGAACGATGCGGCTCACGGACGAGCTGCTCCCGGTCCTCCGGCGCGACGCGCGCGTCGTGATGGTCTCGAGCGGCATGGGCACGGTCGACTGCCTCGGACCCGCGCTCCGCGACGAGGTGATGAGCCCCTCCCTCGACCGCGCGAAGCTCGTCGCGTTCGCGGATCGCTTCGTCGCCGACGTCGCGTCCGGCGACTACCGCAAGCGCGGCTGGCCAGGCAACGCGTACAGCGTCTCGAAGGTCGCGATGAACGCGTACGTCCGCATCCTCGCGCGCGACCTCGCGAACGATCCGCGCCGCATCCTCGTCAACGCCGCGTGCCCCGGCTGGGTCCGCACCGACATGGGCGGAGCGAGCGCGCCGCGGTCCCCCGCCGAAGGCGCTCGCACGCCGTCATGGCTCGCGCTGCTCCCGCGCGGAAGCGAGAGGGAGAGCGAGAGCGGAAACGGAAGCGACCGGCCGACCGGAGACGGAAGCGGCGGGCCGACCGGCGGGTTCTTCCGCGACGAGGAGCGTATCGACTGGTGA
- a CDS encoding GTP-binding protein, whose translation MAHIDAGKTTCAERIMFFTGRIRAPGEVHEGNTVLDHLAQERDKGITITAAATSVSWTPGCGANEGVAHRVQLIDTPGHIDFTIEVERSLRVLDGAVFVLDASAGVECQSETVWRQADRHRVPRLAFINKIDKPAPTSRCASPTSASASARGRCSSRCPAKTASSSTSSARRASSSRATTGAPSAPARSPPSIALGSRRRTRVSSRRAPTSTKRCSPPSARERRWSPSPSNARSARARSSASSSSSSAAPRSRTAGSSSSSTPSSRTCPRPRTGATSRSPPSPSSRSPTRTPGSSRSCASTPASSAPATRSASCRATSVSA comes from the coding sequence ATGGCCCATATCGACGCGGGGAAGACGACCTGCGCCGAGCGCATCATGTTCTTCACCGGGCGCATCCGCGCGCCGGGCGAGGTGCACGAAGGCAACACCGTGCTCGATCACCTCGCGCAAGAGCGCGACAAGGGCATCACCATCACCGCCGCCGCGACCTCCGTGTCGTGGACGCCGGGCTGCGGCGCGAACGAAGGCGTCGCGCACCGCGTCCAGCTCATCGACACACCGGGGCACATCGACTTCACGATCGAGGTCGAGCGGAGCCTCCGCGTCCTCGACGGCGCGGTGTTCGTGCTCGACGCGAGCGCCGGGGTCGAGTGCCAGTCCGAGACGGTCTGGCGGCAGGCCGATCGTCACCGCGTGCCGCGCCTCGCCTTCATCAACAAGATCGACAAGCCGGCGCCGACGTCGAGATGTGCTTCGCCGACGTCCGCGAGCGCCTCGGCGCGCGGCCGGTGCTCGTCACGATGCCCGGCGAAGACGGCGTCCTCCTCGACGTCGTCCGCGAGACGAGCATCGTCTTCGAGAGCGACGACGGGCGCGCCTTCCGCACCCGCGAGGTCGCCGCCGTCGATCGCGCTCGGCTCGAGGAGGCGCACGCGCGTCTCGTCGAGGCGTGCGCCGACGTCGACGAAGAGGTGCTCGCCGCCTTCTGCAAGGGAGCGCCGGTGGAGCCCCTCGCCCTCGAACGCGCGCTCCGCAAGGGCACGCTCGAGCGCGAGCTCCTCGTCGTCCTCCGCGGCTCCGCGCTCGCGAACCGCGGGATCCAGCAGCTCCTCGACGCCGTCGTCGCGTACCTGCCCGCGCCCGCGGACCGGAGCGACGAGCCGCTCACCGCCCTCGCCTTCGAGTCGGTCGCCGACAAGAACGCCGGGCTCCTCACGTTCGTGCGCGTCTACGCCGGCGTCCTCCGCGCCGGCGACGAGGTCCGCCTCATGCCGCGCGACGTCCGTGAGCGCGTGA
- a CDS encoding class I SAM-dependent methyltransferase, whose protein sequence is MTSEKLLALSALLVACSSSPPPPAAPTASPPKAEDHHGGHHTLVHRFEKADEWAPKFDDPARDEWQKPQDVVAALELQPGMKVADVGAGTGYFIPHLSRAVGEKGVVYALDVEPDMVRYMKERVAREKLTNVQPTVVPADDLGVVDLDRILFVDVWHHIPNREAYATRLRNALKPGGRVVIVDFTLDASHGPPKHHRLEPEKVVRELAAGGLTASVSPTRLPDQYIVVGTRP, encoded by the coding sequence GTGACCTCCGAAAAGCTCCTCGCCCTCTCCGCTCTCCTCGTCGCCTGCTCTTCTTCGCCGCCGCCGCCCGCGGCGCCCACGGCGTCACCGCCGAAGGCCGAGGACCACCACGGCGGACACCACACGCTCGTCCACCGCTTCGAGAAGGCGGACGAGTGGGCGCCGAAGTTCGACGATCCCGCGCGCGACGAGTGGCAGAAGCCGCAAGACGTCGTCGCCGCGCTCGAGCTCCAGCCCGGGATGAAGGTCGCCGACGTCGGCGCCGGCACCGGCTACTTCATCCCCCACCTCTCGCGCGCCGTCGGCGAAAAGGGCGTCGTCTACGCGCTCGACGTCGAGCCCGACATGGTCCGCTACATGAAGGAGCGCGTCGCGCGCGAGAAGCTCACGAACGTGCAACCCACGGTCGTGCCGGCGGACGACCTCGGCGTCGTCGATCTCGATCGCATCTTGTTCGTGGACGTGTGGCATCACATCCCGAACCGCGAGGCCTACGCGACGCGCCTCCGCAACGCGCTCAAGCCGGGCGGACGCGTCGTCATCGTGGACTTCACGCTCGACGCGTCGCACGGCCCGCCGAAGCACCACCGCCTCGAGCCCGAGAAGGTCGTGCGCGAGCTCGCGGCGGGCGGCCTCACCGCGAGCGTGTCGCCGACGCGCCTGCCCGACCAGTACATCGTCGTCGGCACGCGCCCCTGA
- the fghA gene encoding S-formylglutathione hydrolase, with the protein MSVSLVTRSEHRAFGGRLGFYEAESAACAGPMRFSVFLPPSALAGTRAPALYYLAGLTCNEEHLPTKGGALAIAAELGLALVACDTSPRAKRYPGDDEDWDFGQGAGFYLDATAAPWSESYKMETHVVEELPAWVEASFPIDPRRRGVFGHSMGGHGALTLALRHPQRYASVSAFAPIVAPSQVPWGQKAFRGYLGEDRAAWEAHDACALVAKTQLPFEVLVDQGNADKFLERELTPERFEAACGAANQSLRLRRHDGYDHSYYFIATFMPEHLRHHANLLVY; encoded by the coding sequence ATGAGCGTCTCCCTCGTCACCCGTTCGGAGCATCGCGCGTTCGGCGGCCGGCTCGGCTTCTACGAGGCGGAGAGCGCGGCGTGCGCCGGTCCGATGCGCTTCTCCGTGTTCCTCCCGCCGTCGGCCCTCGCCGGCACGCGCGCGCCCGCGCTCTACTACCTCGCGGGCCTCACCTGCAACGAGGAGCACCTCCCGACCAAGGGCGGCGCGCTCGCGATCGCGGCGGAGCTCGGGCTCGCCCTCGTCGCGTGCGACACGAGCCCGCGCGCGAAGCGCTACCCCGGCGACGACGAGGACTGGGACTTCGGTCAGGGCGCGGGGTTCTACCTCGACGCGACCGCCGCGCCGTGGTCCGAGAGCTACAAGATGGAGACGCACGTCGTGGAGGAGCTCCCGGCGTGGGTCGAGGCGTCGTTCCCGATCGATCCGCGGCGGCGCGGGGTCTTCGGCCACTCGATGGGCGGGCACGGCGCGCTCACGCTCGCGCTCCGTCATCCGCAGCGCTACGCGAGCGTGTCGGCGTTCGCGCCGATCGTCGCGCCGTCGCAGGTGCCGTGGGGGCAGAAGGCGTTCCGCGGCTACCTCGGCGAAGACCGCGCCGCGTGGGAAGCGCACGACGCCTGCGCGCTCGTCGCGAAGACGCAGCTGCCGTTCGAGGTCCTCGTGGACCAGGGCAACGCCGACAAGTTCCTCGAGCGCGAGCTCACGCCCGAGCGCTTCGAGGCGGCGTGCGGCGCGGCGAACCAGTCGCTCCGCCTCCGCCGTCACGACGGCTACGACCACAGCTACTACTTCATCGCGACGTTCATGCCGGAGCACCTCCGGCACCACGCGAACCTCCTCGTCTACTGA
- a CDS encoding TIGR02996 domain-containing protein: MDGRELLDAIVAHPDDDDARLVYADWLEAQGDTRGELIQLQVQLARLAADDPKRADLEARVELIDALHAKDWLADLWALSLPQTKFGFRRGFVETIATSMSVATTRADDLLARAPLLSVLELFVEGQRERMALADPASTRLLARATELTIYGRRAGNTWMRRGPIARLDRLAATPFTRLRSLRLASLRVRPGALGRFLASPHLATLEVLALDLALESAGALAGVFASPACPRLRVLDLAGTWLHDDALAWLAGWSFLDQLEVLDLSRGNVSADRARPIALRHRHLRVMT; the protein is encoded by the coding sequence ATGGACGGCCGCGAGCTGCTCGACGCGATCGTGGCCCATCCCGACGACGACGACGCGCGCCTCGTCTACGCCGACTGGCTCGAGGCGCAGGGCGACACGCGCGGCGAGCTCATTCAGCTCCAGGTGCAGCTCGCGCGGCTCGCGGCGGACGATCCGAAGCGCGCCGACCTCGAGGCCCGCGTCGAGCTCATCGACGCGCTCCACGCGAAGGACTGGCTCGCCGATCTCTGGGCCCTCTCGCTGCCGCAGACCAAGTTCGGATTCCGCCGCGGCTTCGTCGAGACGATCGCGACGTCGATGAGCGTCGCGACGACGCGCGCGGACGACCTCCTCGCGCGCGCCCCGCTCCTCTCGGTCCTCGAGCTCTTCGTCGAGGGACAGCGCGAGCGCATGGCCCTCGCCGACCCGGCGAGCACGCGCCTCCTCGCGCGCGCGACCGAGCTCACGATCTACGGCCGCCGCGCCGGCAACACGTGGATGCGCCGCGGTCCGATCGCCCGCCTCGACCGCCTCGCCGCGACGCCGTTCACGCGCCTTCGCTCGCTCCGCCTCGCGAGCCTCCGCGTGCGCCCCGGCGCGCTGGGGCGCTTCCTCGCCTCGCCGCACCTCGCGACGCTCGAGGTGCTCGCGCTCGACCTCGCCCTCGAGAGCGCCGGCGCGCTCGCCGGCGTGTTCGCGTCGCCCGCGTGCCCGCGCCTCCGCGTGCTCGACCTCGCCGGCACGTGGCTCCATGACGACGCGCTCGCCTGGCTCGCCGGCTGGAGCTTCCTCGACCAGCTCGAGGTGCTCGACCTGTCGCGCGGCAACGTGAGCGCCGATCGCGCCCGCCCGATCGCGTTGCGCCATCGTCACCTTCGCGTGATGACGTAA
- a CDS encoding helix-turn-helix domain-containing protein: MSAVLARSDVKALVRAVGAAHRRGATVGSSCGGAFLLAEAGILEGHTATTTWWLAPELQQRCPGARIEAERALVVEERLVTAGAVFAQADLALHVVARVCGPTLSRRVARLLLLETHASRAAFMAVQHLAANDETVRRAVRWARARLGDTFRVADMARAAGTSPRTLARRLVEAVGTTPIGFVQRLRVEQAVHVLETTALSLDEVSSRVGHGDANALRRVMRRHVHASPRDLRR, translated from the coding sequence ATGAGCGCCGTGCTCGCGCGCTCCGACGTGAAGGCGCTCGTGCGCGCCGTTGGCGCGGCGCACCGTCGAGGCGCGACGGTGGGCTCGTCGTGCGGCGGGGCGTTCCTCCTCGCCGAGGCGGGCATCCTCGAGGGCCACACCGCCACGACGACCTGGTGGCTCGCGCCCGAGCTCCAGCAGCGCTGTCCTGGCGCGCGGATCGAGGCGGAGCGAGCCCTCGTCGTCGAGGAGCGGCTCGTGACGGCCGGCGCCGTCTTCGCGCAGGCCGACCTCGCCCTCCACGTCGTCGCGCGCGTGTGTGGTCCCACGCTCTCGCGGAGGGTGGCGCGCTTGCTTCTCCTGGAGACGCACGCGTCGCGGGCGGCGTTCATGGCCGTCCAGCACCTCGCCGCGAACGACGAGACGGTGCGGCGCGCAGTGAGGTGGGCTCGAGCGCGCCTCGGCGACACGTTCCGCGTGGCCGACATGGCGCGCGCGGCGGGCACGAGCCCACGCACGCTCGCGCGCCGGCTCGTCGAGGCGGTCGGCACGACACCGATCGGCTTCGTCCAGCGGCTCCGCGTCGAGCAGGCGGTGCACGTGCTCGAGACGACCGCGCTCTCGCTCGACGAGGTGAGCTCGCGCGTCGGTCACGGCGACGCGAACGCGCTCCGCCGCGTCATGCGCCGGCACGTCCACGCGTCGCCGCGCGACCTACGCCGGTGA